The Micromonospora sp. WMMD961 genome has a segment encoding these proteins:
- a CDS encoding cobalt-precorrin-5B (C(1))-methyltransferase yields MTYAEPPLREPDLPRTAKVWPTALRTGWTTGACATAAAKAAVTALVTGEIQPDVEIGLPAGRRVRFPVERCEVTGNPPVRAEAVVVKDAGDDPDVTHGAELTATVGWTDDPGLRLAGGAGVGTVTKPGLGLAVGGPAINDTPRRMIGEAVAEVVDLAEVGVRVVISVPRGEIMARKTTNRRLGILGGISILGTTGIVRPFSTASWRASVVQAVHVMAAQGERTVVLCTGGRTERAARALLPDLPEVCFVEVGDFTGAAVTAAVGDAMTGVVFVGMAGKLAKLAAGILMTHYTRSKVDLSLLGAVTAEAGGGAALVAAVTEANTGRHAYELWEAAGLLEPAGDVLCRRVRQVLRRFAGPTVTVDVAMVDFAGARVVASSGRWPR; encoded by the coding sequence ATGACGTACGCCGAGCCGCCGCTGCGCGAGCCGGACCTGCCGCGTACCGCGAAGGTCTGGCCCACCGCGCTGCGTACCGGCTGGACCACCGGTGCCTGCGCGACGGCGGCGGCCAAGGCGGCGGTCACCGCGCTGGTCACCGGGGAGATCCAGCCCGACGTGGAGATCGGTCTGCCCGCCGGACGCCGGGTGCGCTTCCCGGTCGAACGCTGCGAGGTGACCGGCAACCCACCGGTGCGCGCCGAGGCGGTCGTCGTCAAGGACGCCGGGGACGACCCGGACGTCACCCACGGCGCGGAGCTGACCGCCACCGTGGGCTGGACCGACGACCCCGGACTGCGGCTCGCCGGCGGTGCCGGCGTCGGCACGGTCACCAAGCCCGGCCTCGGGCTCGCGGTCGGCGGTCCGGCGATCAACGACACCCCACGCCGGATGATCGGCGAGGCGGTGGCCGAGGTGGTCGACCTCGCCGAGGTCGGCGTCCGGGTGGTGATCAGCGTGCCCCGAGGCGAGATCATGGCCCGCAAGACCACCAACCGGCGGCTCGGCATCCTCGGCGGCATCTCGATCCTCGGCACCACCGGGATCGTCCGACCCTTCTCCACCGCGTCCTGGCGGGCCAGTGTCGTGCAGGCCGTACACGTGATGGCCGCCCAGGGGGAGCGGACCGTGGTGCTCTGCACCGGTGGGCGTACCGAGCGGGCGGCCCGCGCGCTCCTGCCCGACCTTCCCGAGGTCTGCTTCGTCGAGGTCGGCGACTTCACCGGCGCGGCGGTGACCGCGGCGGTGGGCGACGCGATGACCGGGGTCGTCTTCGTCGGTATGGCCGGCAAGCTCGCCAAACTCGCCGCCGGCATCCTGATGACCCACTACACCCGATCCAAGGTGGACCTGTCCCTGCTCGGCGCGGTCACCGCCGAGGCCGGCGGTGGTGCGGCCCTCGTCGCCGCCGTGACCGAGGCGAACACCGGGCGACACGCGTACGAGCTGTGGGAGGCCGCCGGGCTGCTCGAACCGGCCGGCGACGTGCTCTGCCGACGGGTCCGCCAGGTGTTGCGGCGCTTCGCGGGGCCGACGGTCACCGTCGACGTGGCGATGGTCGACTTCGCCGGAGCGCGCGTCGTCGCCTCGTCCGGTCGGTGGCCCCGATGA